The proteins below come from a single Mycolicibacterium sp. TY81 genomic window:
- the rimI gene encoding ribosomal protein S18-alanine N-acetyltransferase, protein MTIEYGPLTVGDADRCGELEAILFPGDDPWPAVAFIRELDSEHNHYVAARDGRLLVGYAGISRLGRKPPFEYEVHTIGVDPAYQGQGIGRELLDRLLAIADGGTVFLEVRTDNEPAIGLYESVGFVKMGVRKRYYRISGADAYTMRRDAQVSSVSGDADVRSESGS, encoded by the coding sequence GTGACCATCGAGTACGGTCCCCTGACGGTCGGCGACGCCGACCGGTGCGGCGAGTTGGAGGCGATCCTGTTCCCGGGCGACGACCCGTGGCCGGCCGTCGCCTTCATCCGCGAGCTCGACTCGGAGCACAACCACTACGTCGCCGCACGCGACGGCAGGCTTCTGGTGGGGTACGCCGGCATCAGCCGGCTGGGCCGTAAACCGCCGTTCGAGTACGAGGTGCACACCATCGGCGTCGATCCGGCGTACCAGGGCCAGGGCATCGGCCGCGAACTGCTGGACCGGCTGTTGGCCATTGCCGACGGCGGCACCGTGTTCCTCGAGGTGCGCACCGACAACGAGCCGGCAATCGGCCTGTACGAGAGCGTCGGGTTCGTGAAAATGGGTGTGCGCAAGCGGTATTACCGGATCAGTGGCGCGGACGCATACACCATGCGACGGGACGCGCAGGTGAGCAGCGTGTCAGGCGACGCGGACGTGAGGAGCGAGTCAGGCTCATGA
- the tsaD gene encoding tRNA (adenosine(37)-N6)-threonylcarbamoyltransferase complex transferase subunit TsaD, producing the protein MTIILAIESSCDETGVGICELADDGTVTLLADEVASSVDEHTRYGGVVPEIASRAHLESLGPTMNRALAAAGIERPDVVAATIGPGLAGALLVGVAAAKAYSAAWGVPFYGVNHLGGHLAADVYDHGPLPESVGLLVSGGHTHLLHVRSLGEPIEELGSTVDDAAGEAYDKVARLLGLGYPGGRVLDELARQGDRNAIVFPRGMTGPRDDPYAFSFSGLKTAVARHMEKHPDASHADVAAGFQEAVADVLTRKAVRAATDLNVSTLLIAGGVAANSRLRELAEERCAEAGLTLRVPRPRLCTDNGAMIASFAAHLIAAGAKPSRLDVPSDPGLPVVKGQIA; encoded by the coding sequence ATGACAATCATCTTGGCCATCGAAAGTTCCTGTGACGAAACAGGTGTCGGCATCTGCGAATTGGCGGACGACGGCACCGTGACGCTCTTGGCCGACGAGGTCGCCTCCAGCGTCGACGAGCACACGCGTTACGGCGGCGTGGTCCCCGAGATCGCCTCGCGTGCGCACCTGGAATCGCTGGGGCCCACCATGAATCGCGCCCTGGCGGCCGCCGGCATCGAGCGGCCCGACGTTGTCGCCGCGACCATCGGGCCCGGCCTGGCCGGTGCACTGTTGGTGGGTGTGGCTGCGGCCAAGGCCTATTCGGCGGCGTGGGGTGTGCCGTTCTACGGCGTCAACCACCTGGGTGGGCACCTAGCCGCCGACGTCTACGACCACGGCCCGCTGCCCGAGAGCGTCGGTCTGCTGGTGTCGGGTGGTCATACGCACCTGCTGCACGTGCGATCCCTGGGTGAGCCGATCGAGGAACTCGGCAGCACCGTTGACGACGCGGCGGGCGAGGCCTACGACAAGGTGGCCCGGCTGCTCGGGCTCGGCTATCCCGGTGGCCGCGTGCTCGACGAGCTGGCCCGCCAGGGCGATCGGAACGCCATCGTGTTCCCGCGCGGCATGACCGGCCCGCGAGATGATCCGTACGCCTTCAGCTTCTCCGGCCTCAAGACCGCCGTCGCCCGCCACATGGAGAAGCACCCCGACGCGTCGCACGCCGACGTCGCGGCCGGCTTCCAGGAAGCCGTCGCGGATGTGTTGACCCGCAAGGCCGTTCGTGCGGCCACCGACCTCAACGTGTCCACGCTCCTGATCGCCGGGGGAGTGGCCGCAAATTCGCGGTTGCGTGAGCTGGCCGAAGAACGTTGCGCCGAGGCCGGTTTGACGCTGCGGGTGCCCCGGCCACGACTGTGTACCGACAACGGGGCCATGATCGCCTCGTTCGCCGCGCACCTGATCGCGGCGGGAGCCAAACCGTCGCGCCTCGACGTGCCGAGCGACCCGGGGCTGCCGGTGGTGAAAGGCCAGATCGCGTGA
- a CDS encoding GMC oxidoreductase: protein MSNTDYDVIVVGSGFGGSVTALRLTEKGYRVGVLEAGRRFTDDQFPKTSWDVRKFVWAPKLGCYGVQRIHMLRDVVILAGAGVGGGSLNYANTLYKPPATFFNDPQWAHITDWSDELSPFYDQARRMLGVVINPSMTPADEIMKAVAEDMGVGETFVQTPVGVFFGPPGQTVRDPFFGGVGPDRTGCIECGSCMTGCRYGAKNTLLKNYLGLAESAGATVHPLTTVDSVRQSPSGIWEIDTVRTGRTLRKNRRTFTARHVVLAAGTWGTQNLLHKMKDSGTLPQLSERLGVLTRTNSESIVGAMKYKVDPALDLTRGVAITSSFHPTSDTHIESVRYGKGSNAMGLLQTLMTDGGGRWPRWLKALGLAVKHPRALLRVLTVGNWSERTVISLVMQNLDNSITTFTKRGLRGRHLSSKQGHGQPNPTWIPAGNDATRRVAEKIDGVTAGTWGELFNIPMTAHFLGGCAIGSDASNAVIDPYHRVYGYPTLSVVDGSAVSANLGVNPSLTITAQAERAAAMWPNKGEVDLRPEQGQPYRRVDAVAPIKPVVPAGAPGALRLPLIPLSPAANDA from the coding sequence ATGTCCAACACCGACTATGACGTGATCGTCGTCGGGTCCGGATTCGGGGGCAGCGTGACGGCGTTGCGGCTGACCGAGAAGGGCTACCGCGTCGGCGTTTTGGAGGCCGGCCGCCGGTTCACCGACGACCAGTTCCCGAAAACCAGTTGGGACGTCCGGAAATTCGTGTGGGCGCCCAAGCTGGGCTGCTACGGCGTACAGCGCATCCACATGCTGCGGGACGTCGTCATCCTGGCCGGGGCGGGCGTCGGCGGCGGGTCGCTGAACTACGCCAATACCCTCTACAAGCCACCCGCGACGTTCTTCAACGACCCGCAGTGGGCCCACATCACGGACTGGTCCGACGAGCTGTCGCCGTTCTACGACCAGGCCAGGCGCATGCTCGGGGTGGTGATCAACCCGAGCATGACCCCGGCCGACGAGATCATGAAAGCGGTCGCCGAGGACATGGGCGTGGGCGAAACATTCGTCCAGACGCCGGTCGGCGTGTTCTTCGGACCACCCGGCCAGACGGTCCGGGACCCGTTCTTCGGTGGCGTCGGACCGGACCGCACCGGGTGCATCGAATGCGGCAGCTGCATGACGGGCTGTCGCTACGGCGCCAAGAACACGCTGCTGAAGAACTACCTCGGGCTGGCCGAGAGCGCCGGTGCCACAGTGCATCCGCTGACGACGGTCGACTCCGTGCGGCAGAGTCCCAGCGGCATCTGGGAGATCGACACCGTGCGCACGGGCCGGACCCTGCGTAAGAACCGCCGGACCTTCACGGCGCGGCACGTCGTCCTGGCGGCCGGTACCTGGGGCACCCAGAACCTGCTGCACAAGATGAAGGACAGCGGCACCCTGCCACAGCTGTCGGAACGCCTCGGTGTGCTCACCCGCACCAACTCCGAATCCATCGTCGGCGCAATGAAATACAAGGTCGACCCGGCGCTGGACCTGACCCGCGGCGTGGCCATCACATCGTCGTTCCATCCGACAAGCGACACCCACATCGAGTCGGTGCGCTACGGCAAGGGCTCCAACGCGATGGGCCTGCTGCAGACCCTGATGACCGACGGCGGCGGCCGGTGGCCACGCTGGCTGAAGGCACTCGGCCTGGCCGTGAAGCATCCGCGCGCACTGCTGCGCGTGCTGACGGTCGGCAATTGGAGTGAGCGCACGGTGATTTCGCTGGTGATGCAGAACCTGGACAACTCGATCACCACGTTCACCAAGCGCGGACTGCGCGGCCGGCACCTGTCGAGCAAGCAGGGGCACGGCCAGCCCAACCCGACGTGGATTCCGGCCGGCAACGACGCGACCCGGCGGGTCGCCGAGAAGATCGACGGCGTGACGGCCGGCACCTGGGGCGAGCTGTTCAATATCCCGATGACGGCGCACTTCCTCGGCGGTTGCGCCATCGGCTCGGATGCCTCGAACGCCGTCATCGATCCGTACCACCGCGTCTACGGCTACCCGACCCTGAGTGTTGTTGACGGGTCGGCGGTCTCGGCGAACCTCGGGGTGAACCCGTCGCTGACCATCACGGCTCAGGCCGAACGTGCGGCGGCGATGTGGCCCAACAAGGGCGAGGTGGACCTGCGTCCCGAGCAGGGTCAGCCCTACCGGCGGGTGGACGCAGTCGCGCCGATCAAACCCGTTGTGCCGGCGGGCGCTCCGGGAGCGCTGCGACTGCCCCTCATCCCGCTCTCCCCGGCCGCGAACGACGCGTAG
- a CDS encoding PDR/VanB family oxidoreductase — MSNAAYREVEVDLEVRRREQSADGVVTLTLADPSGADLPEWTPGAHIDLVLSPSLTRQYSLCGSTASRTEWQVGILLDPNSRGGSQYVHDKLHEGTTVRVRGPRNHFALVNSPRYQFVAGGIGITPMLPMIEAAEATGADWQLIYGGSSRSSMAYLDALKRFGDRVTICARDEHDDAFRTKLAAVLAAPQDNTLVYCCGPEGLLDAVEKGCQAWPGGSLHLERFSAKTIEEPADALDTFEIECQRSGITLTVPSDKTIYDVAEEAGLDVLGSCMEGVCGTCECEIIAGIGDHRDSVLNDAEKAENKTIMICVSRSRSERLVLDL, encoded by the coding sequence GTGAGTAACGCTGCATACCGGGAAGTCGAGGTCGACCTCGAGGTGCGCCGGCGCGAGCAATCCGCGGACGGTGTCGTCACGCTGACGCTCGCCGACCCCTCCGGCGCGGACCTGCCCGAGTGGACCCCCGGCGCTCACATCGACCTGGTCCTGTCGCCGTCGCTGACGCGGCAGTACTCGCTGTGCGGCAGCACGGCCAGCCGCACCGAGTGGCAGGTGGGCATCCTGCTCGACCCGAACAGCCGCGGCGGCTCGCAGTACGTCCACGACAAGCTGCACGAAGGCACCACGGTCCGGGTGCGCGGGCCGCGCAACCACTTCGCGCTCGTGAACTCACCGCGCTACCAGTTCGTCGCGGGCGGTATCGGCATCACGCCGATGCTCCCGATGATCGAGGCCGCCGAGGCCACCGGCGCCGACTGGCAGTTGATCTACGGCGGCAGCTCCCGCTCTTCGATGGCGTATCTCGATGCACTGAAACGCTTCGGCGACCGCGTGACAATCTGTGCGCGCGACGAGCATGACGATGCGTTCCGGACGAAGCTGGCGGCGGTGCTCGCGGCGCCGCAGGACAACACGCTGGTCTACTGCTGCGGCCCCGAAGGACTGCTGGACGCCGTCGAGAAGGGCTGCCAAGCGTGGCCCGGCGGCAGCCTGCACCTCGAGCGCTTCTCGGCGAAGACCATCGAGGAGCCGGCCGACGCCCTCGACACGTTCGAGATCGAATGCCAGCGTTCCGGCATCACGCTGACCGTGCCGTCGGACAAGACGATCTACGACGTCGCCGAAGAAGCCGGCCTGGACGTGCTGGGGTCGTGCATGGAAGGCGTCTGCGGCACCTGTGAATGCGAAATCATCGCCGGCATCGGCGATCACCGCGACTCCGTGTTGAACGACGCGGAGAAGGCGGAGAACAAAACCATCATGATCTGCGTCTCGCGCTCCCGGTCCGAAAGGCTGGTGCTCGACCTATGA
- the tsaB gene encoding tRNA (adenosine(37)-N6)-threonylcarbamoyltransferase complex dimerization subunit type 1 TsaB: MILAIDTATPAVTAGVARRTAAGVEVLAERITLDARAHAEQLTPNVIAAVADAGITFADLEAVVVGCGPGPFTGLRVGMATAAAYGQALGIPVYGVCSLDAIAPATPGELLVVTDARRREVYWARYRDGVRVDGPAVSAAADVEPGSGSVAGPAAQAALFPLPSLDVEYPTVTGLVTAADWDQPPAALVPLYLRRPDAKTLAERGLS, encoded by the coding sequence ATGATTCTCGCCATCGATACCGCCACCCCGGCCGTCACCGCGGGTGTGGCACGGCGTACCGCGGCCGGCGTCGAGGTGCTGGCCGAACGGATCACCCTCGATGCCCGCGCGCACGCCGAGCAGTTGACGCCCAATGTGATTGCCGCCGTTGCCGATGCCGGTATCACGTTCGCTGACCTGGAAGCCGTGGTCGTCGGCTGCGGGCCGGGCCCCTTCACCGGGTTGCGGGTCGGCATGGCCACCGCAGCTGCGTACGGACAGGCGCTCGGCATCCCCGTGTACGGCGTGTGCAGCCTGGATGCGATCGCCCCGGCGACTCCCGGAGAACTGTTGGTGGTCACCGATGCCCGTCGCCGCGAGGTGTACTGGGCGCGGTACCGCGACGGCGTGCGGGTCGACGGACCGGCGGTGAGCGCCGCGGCCGACGTCGAGCCCGGGTCGGGTTCGGTGGCCGGCCCGGCCGCGCAGGCCGCACTGTTCCCGTTGCCTTCGCTCGACGTCGAGTACCCCACCGTGACCGGCCTCGTGACCGCCGCCGACTGGGACCAGCCGCCCGCCGCGCTGGTGCCGCTGTACCTGCGCCGACCCGACGCGAAAACCCTTGCCGAGCGGGGACTCTCGTGA
- a CDS encoding cytochrome P450, protein MTTAAATEVDLAAVDLADPAVWDDGPPYELFARMQREDPVHYSPQRNVPGEGGFWSITRFDDVRTVSRNHRTFSSEKRGIFNVDDIGVPLDVQRLQLISMDPPRHDRLKALVIKAFTPERVAAHEEAIKQIINDVLDSVADRESFDLVRDIARPVPARVIGSMLGTPAEDDERLVYWTNVFSAFEDPEIRSQWDDAGAIVGEIITYLGEQMAQRRDNPRDDLITAVMNAEVDGEKLTELEMATFFTLLMTAGNDSTRATYSATMLALMQNPDQLILLQENPELLEPTVEEGLRYAPAFAFMGRAATTDFELHGKQIKEGDRLLLWYLASNRDETVFENPHEFDITREELADKHQAFGGRGKHFCLGANLARLELKLWIQETARRFPDLALDGDPTRVRALFLNQYKSIPVRRTAMRRSDEEQRAL, encoded by the coding sequence GTGACTACTGCCGCCGCAACCGAAGTGGACCTCGCCGCCGTCGACCTCGCCGACCCCGCGGTGTGGGACGACGGTCCGCCGTACGAGCTGTTCGCCCGAATGCAACGCGAAGACCCCGTGCACTACAGCCCCCAGCGCAACGTTCCCGGCGAAGGCGGCTTCTGGTCCATAACCCGCTTCGACGACGTCCGCACCGTCAGCCGAAACCACCGCACGTTCTCGTCCGAGAAGCGCGGCATCTTCAACGTCGACGACATCGGTGTGCCGCTGGATGTCCAGCGGCTGCAGCTGATTTCGATGGACCCGCCCCGGCACGACCGGCTCAAGGCCCTCGTCATCAAGGCCTTCACACCCGAACGCGTCGCGGCCCACGAAGAGGCCATCAAGCAGATCATCAACGACGTCCTCGACAGCGTGGCCGACCGCGAGAGCTTCGACCTGGTCCGCGACATCGCCCGGCCGGTGCCGGCCCGGGTGATCGGCTCGATGCTCGGGACACCCGCCGAGGACGACGAGCGCCTCGTCTACTGGACCAACGTGTTCAGCGCGTTCGAAGACCCGGAAATCCGCTCGCAGTGGGATGACGCCGGCGCCATCGTCGGAGAGATCATCACCTACCTGGGCGAGCAGATGGCTCAGCGCCGGGACAACCCGCGCGACGACCTGATCACCGCGGTCATGAACGCCGAAGTGGATGGCGAGAAGCTCACCGAACTCGAGATGGCCACGTTCTTCACCCTGCTCATGACGGCCGGCAACGACTCGACGCGCGCCACGTACAGCGCGACGATGCTGGCCCTGATGCAGAACCCGGACCAGCTGATCCTGCTGCAGGAGAACCCGGAGCTGCTGGAGCCCACCGTCGAGGAGGGCTTGCGCTACGCCCCTGCCTTCGCCTTCATGGGCCGGGCCGCGACGACGGACTTCGAGCTGCACGGCAAGCAGATCAAGGAGGGCGACCGGCTGCTGCTGTGGTATCTGGCGTCCAACCGGGACGAGACCGTCTTCGAGAATCCGCACGAGTTCGACATCACCCGCGAGGAGTTGGCGGACAAGCACCAGGCCTTCGGTGGCCGCGGCAAGCACTTCTGCCTGGGCGCCAACCTGGCGCGGCTGGAACTGAAGCTGTGGATTCAGGAGACCGCCCGCCGGTTCCCCGACCTCGCGCTCGACGGTGATCCCACTCGCGTGCGGGCGCTGTTCCTGAACCAGTACAAGTCGATCCCCGTCCGCCGCACGGCAATGCGCCGCTCGGACGAAGAACAGAGGGCACTGTGA
- a CDS encoding nuclear transport factor 2 family protein, translating into MSLQDAADKLEITELLYRYAELIDAGDFDGVGKLLGRGNFMGVAGAEAIAALFATTTRRFPDHGNTPRTRHLVLNPIVELDGDTARARSTFCVVQQTETVPLQPIVVGRYADTFARDDAGWYFTERVADVQMVGNVSDHLNIAL; encoded by the coding sequence GTGAGCCTGCAGGACGCCGCGGACAAACTGGAGATCACGGAGCTGCTGTACCGTTACGCCGAACTGATCGACGCCGGCGACTTCGACGGCGTGGGAAAACTGCTGGGGCGCGGGAACTTCATGGGCGTTGCCGGCGCCGAGGCCATCGCGGCGCTGTTCGCCACGACCACCCGCCGTTTCCCCGATCACGGGAACACCCCGCGCACCCGGCATCTGGTGCTCAACCCGATCGTCGAACTCGACGGCGACACCGCTCGCGCCCGGTCGACGTTCTGCGTGGTGCAGCAGACCGAAACGGTTCCGCTGCAACCCATCGTGGTGGGCCGGTACGCCGATACGTTCGCGCGCGACGACGCCGGTTGGTACTTCACCGAACGTGTCGCGGATGTGCAGATGGTCGGCAACGTATCCGACCACCTGAACATCGCGCTGTAG
- the tsaE gene encoding tRNA (adenosine(37)-N6)-threonylcarbamoyltransferase complex ATPase subunit type 1 TsaE, protein MDDSHGTVHLPTEADTMALGARFGAELKVGDVVVLTGPLGAGKTMLAKGIAQGMDVDGAVTSPSYVLARVHPARRAGYPAMVHVDMYRLLDSGSTDLLGELDSLDLDTDLDDAVVVVEWGEGLAERLSASHLDIRLERADDDTRTAVWHWSRG, encoded by the coding sequence ATGGATGATTCGCACGGCACCGTGCACCTGCCGACCGAGGCCGACACCATGGCCCTCGGCGCCCGGTTCGGCGCCGAACTCAAGGTCGGCGACGTCGTGGTGCTCACGGGGCCGCTGGGCGCCGGGAAAACCATGCTGGCCAAGGGAATTGCGCAGGGTATGGATGTCGACGGCGCGGTGACGTCGCCGTCGTACGTGCTGGCCCGGGTGCATCCCGCCCGCCGTGCCGGATACCCCGCGATGGTGCACGTCGACATGTACCGGCTGCTCGATTCGGGCAGCACCGACCTGCTCGGAGAACTCGACTCGCTCGACCTCGACACCGACCTCGACGACGCCGTGGTGGTCGTCGAGTGGGGCGAGGGTCTGGCCGAGCGATTGTCGGCCAGCCATCTGGACATCCGGTTGGAGCGCGCCGACGACGACACCCGTACCGCTGTCTGGCATTGGAGCCGTGGATGA
- a CDS encoding aromatic ring-hydroxylating dioxygenase subunit alpha, which translates to MRTNYPFNCWYVAALSDEVGAGLLARRLLDKHVVLYRRASGEVVALEDRCVHRAYPLSEGRLDGDRVVCGYHGFSYEPDGCLADVPSQENVPPGARVAAYPVVETAPFIWIWLGEPRAAALRPPPRVPWYLDGSGWTSTTEVLRVEANYLLLHEHYLDLTDVFVTHPEVVPPDIQQLPPLNEVEISERSVAYTRSTPPSRLAPWESAITGLPEESVATRREEGTFVSPALHTQHYAIELEDSESYGLLRIHGFTPESPGSTHVFLQMARNYAGAEDSVTEYLRIMFHEWAVRDAAILETIQRRLDEPGARRRDINVKADRAAIRARRIAMDMVDDETSRFTAN; encoded by the coding sequence ATGAGAACCAACTACCCGTTCAACTGCTGGTATGTGGCCGCGCTCAGCGATGAGGTCGGCGCGGGACTGCTCGCCCGGCGGCTGCTGGACAAGCACGTGGTCCTGTACCGCCGCGCGTCCGGCGAAGTGGTCGCCCTGGAGGACCGCTGCGTCCACCGTGCCTATCCCTTGTCGGAGGGCCGGCTCGACGGCGACCGCGTGGTCTGCGGCTATCACGGCTTCAGTTACGAGCCCGACGGCTGCCTGGCCGACGTACCGTCGCAGGAGAACGTGCCGCCCGGCGCCCGGGTGGCGGCGTACCCCGTCGTCGAGACCGCGCCGTTCATCTGGATCTGGCTCGGTGAGCCGCGCGCCGCCGCCCTGCGCCCGCCGCCGCGCGTGCCCTGGTACCTCGACGGGTCCGGCTGGACCAGCACCACCGAGGTGCTGCGCGTCGAGGCGAATTATCTACTGCTGCACGAGCATTACCTCGATCTGACCGATGTGTTCGTGACGCACCCCGAGGTCGTGCCGCCGGATATCCAGCAGCTGCCGCCGCTCAACGAGGTCGAGATCTCCGAACGTTCGGTGGCCTACACCCGGTCGACTCCCCCGAGCCGGCTGGCGCCGTGGGAGTCGGCGATCACCGGACTGCCGGAAGAGTCGGTGGCCACCCGGCGCGAAGAGGGCACTTTTGTCTCGCCCGCGCTGCACACGCAGCACTACGCCATCGAGCTCGAAGACAGCGAGTCGTACGGGCTCTTGCGAATTCACGGCTTCACTCCGGAATCGCCGGGCTCGACGCATGTCTTCCTGCAGATGGCCCGCAACTACGCCGGCGCCGAGGACAGTGTCACCGAGTATCTGCGGATCATGTTCCACGAGTGGGCCGTTCGCGATGCCGCCATCCTGGAGACGATTCAGCGGCGGCTCGACGAACCCGGCGCCCGCCGACGCGACATCAACGTCAAGGCTGACCGGGCCGCCATTCGGGCGCGACGTATCGCCATGGACATGGTCGACGACGAAACCAGCCGTTTCACTGCCAACTGA
- a CDS encoding CdaR family transcriptional regulator, with protein sequence MPGRRVDEGAVVARAAEVIGALDGKLNDITQSIQKILLTEIAELSEDAQLLELQAHTVAANVETVFASIRHRIPIEDVVPPTESLEHARRMAQRGVPANAVVRAYRLGHQEVMNFVLDEIADSDLDPRWGLDVFKYFQTVAFGYIDWISQQVLITYQQEYDRWVENRNSMRAQRVRAILTAAGGDVDELTEEIRYPLRRVHLALALWYPDDHGGDELVRMERFANHLATSLGTHEPPLFLSVDHLTAWVWLPLSAQGAEGASDRIREFAATQQDSPWMALGNPLPGIEGFRRSHEQAVNARAVAVVSGSVERRITAASDPGLPVATLLGDNVGSVGAWVAEILGPLASDTENDERLRETLRVFLRTGSSFKAAADEMHLHSNSIKYRVNRAISRRGTPIVDDRIEVEVALLLCHWFGQAVLN encoded by the coding sequence ATGCCGGGAAGACGCGTCGACGAAGGGGCCGTCGTCGCGCGCGCAGCCGAGGTGATCGGCGCGCTCGACGGCAAGCTGAACGACATCACGCAGTCGATCCAGAAGATCCTCCTGACCGAGATTGCCGAGCTCAGCGAGGATGCCCAACTGCTCGAATTGCAGGCGCACACCGTCGCCGCCAATGTCGAGACCGTCTTCGCCTCGATCCGCCACCGGATCCCGATCGAGGACGTCGTGCCGCCGACGGAGTCGCTCGAACACGCCAGGCGGATGGCGCAACGCGGCGTTCCGGCAAATGCGGTGGTGCGCGCCTACCGGCTGGGTCACCAGGAAGTCATGAACTTCGTGCTCGATGAGATCGCGGACTCGGACCTGGATCCGCGCTGGGGCCTCGACGTTTTCAAGTACTTCCAGACCGTCGCGTTCGGTTACATCGACTGGATTTCGCAGCAGGTCCTCATCACCTACCAGCAGGAGTACGACCGCTGGGTCGAGAACCGGAACAGCATGCGGGCCCAGCGGGTTCGCGCGATTCTCACCGCGGCCGGCGGCGACGTCGACGAGCTCACCGAGGAAATCCGTTACCCGCTGCGGCGCGTGCACCTGGCGCTGGCGCTGTGGTACCCCGATGACCACGGCGGCGACGAGCTCGTCCGCATGGAGCGTTTCGCCAACCACCTCGCCACATCGCTCGGCACCCATGAGCCGCCGCTGTTCCTGTCGGTCGACCATCTCACCGCGTGGGTCTGGCTGCCGCTGTCGGCGCAGGGCGCCGAGGGCGCTTCGGACCGGATCCGCGAATTCGCGGCGACACAACAGGATTCGCCGTGGATGGCGCTGGGCAATCCGTTGCCCGGCATCGAAGGGTTCCGGCGCTCGCATGAGCAGGCGGTGAACGCCCGCGCGGTGGCGGTGGTGTCGGGCTCGGTCGAACGGCGCATCACCGCGGCGAGCGATCCGGGGCTGCCCGTCGCGACGCTGCTCGGCGACAACGTCGGATCGGTCGGCGCTTGGGTGGCCGAAATCCTGGGTCCGCTCGCGAGTGACACCGAGAACGACGAACGGCTTCGCGAGACGTTGCGCGTGTTCCTGCGGACCGGGTCGAGTTTCAAGGCCGCTGCCGACGAAATGCATCTGCATTCGAATTCGATCAAGTACCGGGTGAACCGCGCGATCAGTCGCCGGGGCACGCCGATCGTCGACGACCGCATCGAGGTCGAGGTCGCATTGCTGCTGTGCCACTGGTTCGGTCAGGCCGTTCTGAACTGA
- a CDS encoding Abi-alpha family protein, whose protein sequence is MGDDPKSDKARGASPSDDRGQDQNQSSNPLGALVDPLTKLGIDTARDIAAAVQSTRAAAGDLLKVVNILSRLPGRETQPAPAAIPSSPEPADDSDIDDDDENAAAATAVLPVVAPDELPVENPGLFGGLKRAAESALNPAAVLGVAVTPVRRVMSSGDTAKKKSEHRDGDKKAAKHDSDAELRHWGDELIAKSQKPTRKQAHRHPAFGQILSELAPDEVRMLRFLAVAGTQPSIDIRTKTMFQVGSERLVSGVNMIADMAGCRWPEADQRYLANLNRLGLVRFSSEPVADYRRYALLEVQPRALEVTEAIPKTISVYRSIYLSEFGQQFCEVCIDTDGYNAGGWATDERGDKIIGKGPPDPAAHKPKH, encoded by the coding sequence ATGGGCGACGATCCAAAATCCGACAAAGCGCGTGGCGCGTCGCCTTCCGACGATCGCGGTCAAGATCAAAATCAGAGCAGTAATCCCTTGGGCGCCTTGGTCGATCCGCTCACCAAGCTGGGTATCGACACCGCGCGCGACATCGCGGCCGCCGTGCAATCGACCCGGGCCGCCGCCGGGGACCTGCTGAAGGTCGTCAATATTCTGAGTCGGCTGCCCGGGCGCGAGACGCAACCGGCGCCGGCAGCGATCCCGTCGTCGCCGGAACCGGCCGATGACAGCGATATTGACGACGATGACGAAAATGCCGCTGCCGCAACCGCTGTGCTGCCCGTCGTGGCACCGGACGAATTGCCGGTCGAGAACCCGGGACTCTTCGGCGGCTTGAAGCGCGCCGCGGAGTCGGCGCTGAATCCTGCCGCTGTCCTCGGCGTTGCCGTCACACCGGTGCGCCGCGTGATGAGCTCCGGCGACACCGCCAAGAAGAAGTCCGAGCATCGCGACGGGGACAAGAAAGCCGCGAAGCACGACAGCGACGCCGAGCTACGCCATTGGGGCGACGAGCTGATTGCCAAGTCGCAGAAGCCGACACGTAAACAGGCGCACCGTCATCCGGCATTCGGCCAGATCCTCAGTGAGCTGGCACCGGACGAGGTTCGGATGCTGCGCTTCCTGGCCGTCGCGGGCACCCAGCCGTCCATCGACATCCGGACGAAGACGATGTTCCAGGTCGGCTCGGAGCGGCTCGTCAGCGGCGTGAACATGATCGCGGACATGGCCGGGTGCCGGTGGCCGGAGGCCGACCAACGTTATCTCGCGAACCTCAATCGTCTTGGCCTGGTGCGCTTTTCGTCCGAGCCGGTGGCGGACTACCGGCGCTACGCGCTGCTTGAGGTGCAACCACGCGCACTCGAGGTGACCGAGGCGATACCCAAGACCATCAGCGTGTACCGCAGCATCTATCTGTCGGAGTTCGGCCAACAGTTCTGCGAGGTCTGCATCGACACCGACGGCTACAACGCCGGGGGATGGGCCACTGATGAGCGCGGCGACAAGATCATCGGGAAAGGCCCACCCGATCCCGCCGCGCACAAACCCAAGCACTGA